From Sulfuracidifex tepidarius, one genomic window encodes:
- a CDS encoding maleate cis-trans isomerase has translation MKVSLIISSENSVLENDIKNVLNHVKVFYMKYVPGHGESERERRKAFDELSGMKGEIEDADAIIYARSYGVFSKRGWEEFRKFFSIPLVISTEAIIKTLKRHDTRNVFLVTPYNQFRHDFEVKWLRDLKFKVVGSVALGRTGGPAIASTPHDLVIDAVSIGHRNPEADSIYVACTILSTIPILDKLKGEKPVITAASAILEELENVRQRGS, from the coding sequence ATGAAGGTTTCTTTGATAATCTCTTCCGAGAACTCAGTGCTGGAAAACGACATAAAGAACGTCTTGAACCACGTTAAGGTGTTCTATATGAAATACGTTCCTGGACATGGAGAGAGTGAGCGTGAAAGACGCAAGGCATTCGACGAGCTTTCAGGGATGAAAGGAGAGATAGAAGACGCTGACGCAATAATTTACGCCAGGTCTTATGGGGTTTTCTCTAAAAGAGGCTGGGAGGAATTTAGGAAGTTCTTCTCAATTCCTTTAGTCATCTCCACTGAAGCTATAATAAAAACTTTGAAGAGGCATGACACAAGGAACGTTTTCCTCGTAACACCTTATAATCAGTTCAGACACGACTTCGAAGTGAAGTGGTTGAGGGACTTGAAGTTTAAAGTGGTAGGTTCAGTGGCACTCGGTAGAACTGGAGGACCTGCGATAGCTTCTACCCCCCATGATCTGGTCATAGACGCTGTAAGTATAGGCCACAGGAACCCTGAGGCGGATTCAATATATGTTGCTTGCACAATACTCTCCACGATACCAATTTTAGATAAACTAAAAGGAGAAAAACCGGTAATTACAGCAGCATCAGCAATACTGGAGGAACTGGAAAATGTGCGACAAAGAGGTAGCTAA
- a CDS encoding PaREP1 family protein, translated as MSEIIYNFIKKASEDQRKNEEEFLVDLLLSARTSGTDNLLLKLIDYHLKEGEKEEGKGNLIEAGENYWLSLSYTLKLVALKENLEINDYPSYYSLVEYLSYRTQDPSLIIDFVNAEKLHGEYHPRPQGEGFDIRRDHVIALIRKIKENILKIQ; from the coding sequence TTGAGCGAAATTATATATAATTTCATCAAGAAGGCTTCAGAAGATCAAAGGAAAAACGAAGAAGAGTTCCTTGTAGATCTTCTTCTATCGGCTAGAACGTCGGGTACAGATAACCTACTTTTAAAATTGATTGATTACCACTTAAAAGAAGGAGAAAAAGAGGAAGGGAAAGGAAACCTGATTGAGGCTGGAGAGAACTATTGGTTATCTCTATCTTATACCCTTAAACTTGTTGCTCTTAAAGAGAATCTGGAGATCAACGACTATCCATCGTATTATAGCTTGGTAGAGTACCTCTCATATAGGACTCAAGATCCATCACTGATAATAGACTTCGTGAATGCTGAGAAGCTTCACGGAGAATATCATCCAAGACCTCAAGGAGAGGGCTTCGATATTAGAAGGGATCATGTTATAGCTCTTATACGTAAAATAAAAGAAAATATTCTCAAAATACAATAG
- a CDS encoding TIM-barrel domain-containing protein: protein MKIESFSGTVNGVEVHRVLLNEPNPVIKLDTKGLSPSNPPPLEIKEDITVGKEKLGIAVQKKLGVKERVLGLGERTYEMDRRRATFNLWNVDVGGRYTWYTDPMYKTINFMMTVNDDEILGFLFNSPSKGIADIGNLIYDKITVGFVDKKLEFLFFRAEKMESLLEALSSIVGKPFMLPEWALGYQISRYSYYPSSLILDVIKEHEKEGIQISALYLDIDYMEGYKMFTWDRDRFPNPKEFIKELHGMGVKVITIFSPCLKLDQKYRPFKEAMGLFVENENGEIYVDDMWPGKCAWIDFFSTEARDWWSRKTEEWVKEYDVDGIWTDMNEPAVLGKGTFVSAYHDKTPHTLLHNAYGLLEAEATFRGMKNAGKEPYILSRSAYNGIQKYAVVWTGDNVSSWEDLRLQLSLALSLSISGVPYVGFDIGGFSGREEGVRGGRDYELLLRYFQAGLFMPLFRNHKSKGGEDQEIYLLPEPWRRRIKEVIGLRYDFIPYLYELVREAHEYGHPLLRPLPYYFPHDNNTYVCDEFMVGKDLLMAPVLEKCTNKRRVYLPEGKWAYLNTGEIFEGNDFVSSPDDLPIFVRYGSKIELRERTITFNENGFKIELKNQYRK, encoded by the coding sequence ATGAAGATCGAATCTTTCAGCGGAACTGTTAATGGAGTTGAAGTTCACAGAGTTCTTTTGAACGAACCTAACCCAGTTATCAAATTAGACACAAAGGGGCTTTCGCCATCAAACCCACCGCCGTTGGAAATCAAGGAAGACATAACTGTAGGAAAGGAAAAGTTGGGCATCGCAGTGCAAAAGAAGCTCGGAGTCAAGGAGAGAGTTCTCGGCTTGGGGGAGAGAACTTACGAAATGGACAGAAGAAGAGCCACTTTCAACCTGTGGAATGTTGACGTAGGAGGACGTTACACGTGGTACACGGACCCAATGTATAAGACAATTAATTTCATGATGACAGTAAACGACGACGAAATTCTCGGATTTCTCTTCAATTCTCCCAGTAAAGGGATCGCTGATATAGGAAACTTGATCTACGATAAGATAACCGTGGGTTTCGTGGACAAGAAGCTCGAGTTCCTCTTTTTTAGAGCTGAGAAGATGGAAAGCTTACTCGAGGCATTATCATCTATAGTCGGGAAGCCTTTCATGTTGCCGGAATGGGCTCTTGGATACCAAATAAGCAGATATTCCTACTACCCCTCATCATTGATCCTAGACGTAATAAAGGAGCATGAGAAGGAGGGAATCCAGATCTCTGCATTGTACCTTGATATAGACTATATGGAAGGATATAAGATGTTCACTTGGGACAGAGATAGATTTCCGAACCCGAAGGAATTCATAAAAGAACTTCATGGAATGGGGGTAAAAGTAATTACAATCTTCAGCCCATGTCTGAAATTGGACCAGAAGTATCGACCCTTCAAGGAAGCTATGGGCCTCTTCGTTGAAAATGAGAACGGCGAGATATACGTTGATGACATGTGGCCCGGAAAATGTGCATGGATAGACTTCTTTTCAACGGAAGCTAGAGATTGGTGGTCGAGGAAAACCGAGGAGTGGGTGAAAGAGTACGACGTGGACGGCATATGGACTGATATGAACGAACCAGCAGTTTTAGGCAAAGGAACTTTCGTATCCGCCTATCACGACAAGACACCGCACACCCTCCTTCACAATGCGTACGGATTGCTTGAAGCCGAAGCCACATTTCGCGGAATGAAGAACGCCGGAAAGGAGCCTTATATCTTGTCCAGAAGCGCCTACAACGGAATACAAAAATACGCCGTGGTGTGGACAGGGGACAACGTGAGTTCTTGGGAAGACTTAAGATTACAGCTATCCCTCGCGTTAAGCCTGTCCATCAGTGGGGTACCCTACGTCGGGTTCGATATAGGAGGTTTTTCAGGCAGGGAAGAAGGGGTCAGAGGAGGCAGGGACTATGAGCTCCTTCTAAGGTATTTCCAAGCCGGACTGTTCATGCCGCTTTTCAGGAACCATAAGTCCAAAGGAGGGGAAGACCAGGAGATATACCTCTTGCCTGAACCTTGGAGGAGAAGAATAAAAGAAGTTATAGGACTCAGGTATGATTTCATACCTTACCTTTACGAGTTAGTAAGGGAAGCCCATGAGTACGGACACCCGCTCTTGAGGCCTCTCCCATATTACTTCCCTCACGACAATAACACATATGTGTGTGACGAGTTCATGGTCGGAAAGGACTTGCTAATGGCACCAGTCTTAGAGAAATGTACAAATAAGAGGAGAGTATATCTACCTGAAGGAAAGTGGGCTTATTTAAATACAGGAGAAATTTTCGAAGGGAATGATTTCGTGAGTTCTCCAGACGACCTACCTATCTTCGTGAGGTACGGGTCTAAAATAGAGCTAAGGGAAAGAACCATAACTTTCAATGAGAATGGATTCAAAATAGAGCTAAAAAATCAGTATAGGAAATAA